The proteins below come from a single Gordonia sp. X0973 genomic window:
- a CDS encoding ferritin-like domain-containing protein, translating into MTVADALTAALKAEDAAIFTYGVLTAFTRNDVRSRLAVDIAAHRVRRRALAEDLTKTGTPVPNPAPGYRLPVKVTDVRSAGRAAVEAEVETQVAYRSVVEQADTDALRRFGAESLAESAVRAVYWRGVAGIDPTVIAMPGDPRIK; encoded by the coding sequence ATGACAGTCGCCGATGCGCTCACCGCGGCGCTCAAGGCGGAGGACGCCGCCATCTTCACCTACGGCGTGCTGACGGCCTTCACGCGCAACGACGTCCGCAGCCGCCTCGCCGTGGACATCGCTGCCCACCGCGTGCGCCGACGCGCGCTGGCCGAAGACCTCACCAAGACCGGCACCCCGGTACCCAATCCCGCGCCCGGCTATCGCCTGCCGGTGAAGGTGACCGACGTCCGCTCGGCCGGACGCGCCGCGGTCGAGGCCGAGGTCGAGACCCAGGTGGCCTACCGATCGGTGGTGGAGCAGGCCGATACCGACGCGCTGCGCCGGTTCGGGGCGGAGAGCCTCGCCGAATCAGCGGTGCGCGCGGTCTATTGGCGCGGCGTCGCCGGGATCGACCCGACGGTGATCGCGATGCCCGGCGACCCGCGGATCAAATAG